Proteins encoded by one window of Sulfurospirillum barnesii SES-3:
- a CDS encoding fumarate reductase flavoprotein subunit: MNVKYCDALVIGGGLAGLRAAIATQSRGLSTTVLSLCPVKRSHSAAAQGGMQASIGNSKMSRGDNEDVHFADTVKGSDWGCDQDVARMFVTVAPKAIRELAGWGVPWTRISKGPREAIMNAERTTIIEDEEVHGMIHSRDFGGTKKWRTCYTADATGHTMLFAVANESLKHGVNIEDRKEAIALIHENNRCYGAIVRDLVTGELWAYVAKGTLIATGGYGRLYKQTTNAVICDGIGAAIALETGVAKLGNMEAVQFHPTPIVPSGILLTEGCRGDGGILRDVDGHRFMPDYEPEKKELASRDVVSRRMMEHIRKGKGVKSAYGEHLWLDISILGRAHIERNLRDVQEICQIFNGIDPADEGPKGWAPVLPMQHYSMGGIRTKATGESPTLSGLFSAGEAACWDMHGFNRLGGNSVSETVVAGMIVGDYFAEYCAANEVDVNTATIEKALKKQSDFIDHLLGNKGKYNIFEIKNRMRDIMWEKCAIFRDGKGLAEAVNELEELLKKSHDVTIKSKTRSANPELEEAYRVPMMLKLALCVAMGARERTESRGAHYREDFLKRDDINWLKRTLTSWKDGETLPVVEYEDLDIMKMEIPPAFRGYGAKGMIIENEISIKRQEEVDKIREEMEAAGKDRHEIQHALMPFELQPYYKAKNERFGDAK; encoded by the coding sequence ATGAACGTAAAATATTGTGATGCACTGGTAATCGGTGGTGGTTTAGCAGGTCTTAGAGCGGCGATTGCAACGCAATCTCGTGGTCTTAGCACAACAGTTTTAAGTCTTTGTCCAGTCAAGAGATCACACTCTGCTGCGGCACAAGGTGGTATGCAAGCAAGTATTGGTAACTCAAAAATGAGTCGAGGGGACAACGAAGACGTTCACTTTGCCGATACCGTAAAAGGTAGCGACTGGGGCTGTGATCAAGATGTTGCACGTATGTTCGTAACCGTTGCACCAAAAGCTATTCGTGAACTTGCTGGTTGGGGCGTGCCTTGGACAAGAATTTCTAAAGGTCCTCGTGAAGCAATTATGAATGCTGAGAGAACAACCATTATTGAAGATGAAGAAGTTCACGGTATGATTCACTCACGTGACTTTGGTGGTACCAAAAAATGGAGAACCTGTTATACAGCGGATGCTACAGGCCACACCATGTTGTTTGCTGTTGCAAATGAATCACTAAAACACGGCGTAAACATTGAAGATAGAAAAGAAGCGATTGCTTTAATTCACGAAAACAACCGTTGTTATGGTGCTATCGTAAGAGACCTTGTGACAGGTGAGCTTTGGGCGTATGTTGCTAAAGGTACCTTGATTGCAACGGGAGGTTACGGAAGACTTTACAAACAAACCACCAATGCGGTTATTTGTGATGGTATCGGTGCTGCAATTGCACTAGAAACTGGTGTTGCCAAACTCGGTAACATGGAAGCGGTACAGTTCCATCCAACCCCAATCGTTCCATCAGGTATTTTATTAACTGAGGGTTGTCGTGGAGATGGTGGTATCTTAAGAGACGTTGATGGTCATAGATTTATGCCAGATTATGAGCCAGAGAAAAAAGAACTCGCTAGCCGTGACGTTGTAAGCCGTCGTATGATGGAACACATCCGTAAAGGTAAAGGCGTTAAATCTGCATACGGTGAACACTTATGGTTAGATATTTCTATCCTTGGTCGTGCGCACATTGAGAGAAACCTAAGAGATGTCCAAGAAATTTGTCAAATCTTTAATGGTATTGATCCAGCGGATGAGGGTCCAAAAGGTTGGGCACCGGTTCTTCCTATGCAACACTACTCAATGGGTGGTATCAGAACCAAAGCAACAGGAGAGTCTCCAACACTTTCTGGACTTTTTTCTGCAGGTGAAGCAGCATGTTGGGATATGCACGGATTTAACCGCCTTGGTGGTAACTCAGTGAGTGAGACTGTCGTTGCGGGTATGATTGTGGGTGATTATTTTGCTGAATATTGTGCGGCTAATGAAGTGGATGTTAATACAGCAACCATTGAAAAAGCGCTCAAAAAACAAAGCGATTTTATTGACCACTTGTTAGGCAACAAAGGTAAATACAATATTTTTGAAATTAAAAACAGAATGCGCGACATTATGTGGGAAAAATGTGCAATTTTCCGTGATGGCAAAGGTTTGGCTGAAGCGGTTAATGAACTTGAAGAGCTTCTTAAAAAATCTCACGATGTTACCATTAAGTCAAAAACACGTTCAGCTAACCCAGAGTTAGAAGAAGCGTACCGTGTTCCTATGATGCTTAAATTAGCGTTATGTGTGGCTATGGGTGCACGTGAGCGAACAGAAAGTCGTGGTGCTCACTATCGAGAAGATTTCTTGAAACGTGATGACATCAATTGGTTAAAACGTACATTAACTTCATGGAAAGATGGCGAAACCCTTCCTGTGGTTGAGTATGAAGATCTTGATATTATGAAAATGGAAATTCCACCAGCATTCCGTGGTTATGGTGCTAAAGGTATGATTATTGAGAATGAAATAAGCATCAAACGCCAAGAAGAAGTGGATAAAATTCGTGAAGAGATGGAAGCTGCTGGCAAAGACAGACATGAAATTCAACATGCCTTAATGCCATTTGAGCTTCAACCCTATTATAAAGCTAAAAATGAGAGATTTGGAGATGCAAAATGA
- a CDS encoding fumarate reductase iron-sulfur subunit encodes MSRTITIRAMKYNPQSKLSKAHFAEYKVEETDGMTLFIALTKIRETMDADLSFDFVCRAGICGSCGMMVNGTPKLACRTLTKDFKDGVIQLMPMPAFKLIKDLSVDTGNWMNDMSKRVESWIHTNHKPDISKLEAPMDPKLADETFELDRCIECGICVAACGTKLMRPNFIGAVGLNRVARFAMDPHDERTDEDFYELVGDDDGVFGCMSLVACEDNCPKHLPLQTKIAYMRRKLVALRK; translated from the coding sequence ATGAGTAGAACTATTACCATCAGGGCTATGAAATATAACCCACAATCAAAGCTTTCAAAAGCGCATTTTGCAGAGTATAAAGTCGAAGAAACCGATGGTATGACTCTTTTTATTGCGCTTACGAAAATTCGTGAGACTATGGACGCTGACCTTTCATTTGACTTCGTATGTCGTGCAGGTATCTGCGGTAGTTGTGGTATGATGGTGAATGGTACACCAAAATTGGCGTGCCGTACCCTAACAAAAGATTTTAAAGACGGTGTCATTCAATTGATGCCTATGCCAGCATTTAAACTCATTAAAGACTTATCTGTTGATACAGGTAACTGGATGAACGATATGAGTAAACGTGTTGAGAGTTGGATTCATACCAATCACAAACCAGACATTTCTAAACTTGAAGCGCCTATGGATCCAAAATTAGCGGATGAAACCTTTGAGCTTGATCGTTGTATTGAGTGCGGTATTTGTGTCGCAGCGTGTGGTACAAAATTGATGCGTCCAAACTTTATTGGTGCTGTTGGTTTGAACCGTGTGGCTCGTTTTGCAATGGATCCACATGATGAAAGAACCGATGAAGACTTCTATGAGCTTGTTGGTGATGATGATGGTGTTTTTGGTTGTATGAGTCTTGTGGCATGTGAAGATAACTGCCCAAAACACTTACCACTTCAAACAAAAATTGCTTACATGAGAAGAAAACTCGTTGCACTTCGCAAATAA
- a CDS encoding dynamin family protein: MSLLENFVNSYKANFLKAVPTFDATLLGALKKVQYVLLEEKQYPSIQLKKALDRLQMRSEEPMKVAITGQFSSGKSTFLNALLAKSILPTGITPVTSKVNYIRYGEAFKIRVRYKDGRDEYHDISNISHFTDQRGSVEDIAYLVLYAPLNILKDVVFVDTPGLNSQAASDTQTTEKVLKEVDGIIWLTLIDNAGKMSELQVLEEYLGKYQNKSLCVLNQKDKFTPEQVEETTNYVKSAFQKFFSDVIPISARQALESRSHDKKVMMQECLDTFISDLHVKLKEGSERLDFKAIENDFKAYQQTVETIVQSDLSANMKLLEDSNIDKVLEFIRSEIQPKSTQSKEFAITKEIQEITAKLIAQHELFLSIYDELLEEIVRFEAEAKGLFTELKSKFSHDLKSAFMRIEQIIDTIADAIFNQITTEKLVRYEVQKGGLLKKSVNYLPFEYQAPKINSDLIYKSLFYEENLIGKMFKQYVRTLGDIQNEVNEKNAQVYRSFEAGVVAWQAPYEVIRKSEEIHSDIEFANMRRFASKAYETILKAFSDEIANSYAKISSEFNHLSSAVSFNYQNATEVCVAFLENKIEKSRKLYEENPTKFSLYQPKLDEIKERLRTAFHLYELENMMNTKHTFLSKDYERLVSQFTRLKEEKVAFLEEKKAHHQEIISSIMALQKEVL, encoded by the coding sequence ATGAGTCTTTTAGAAAATTTTGTTAACTCCTATAAAGCGAACTTTTTAAAAGCTGTTCCTACCTTTGATGCAACACTTTTGGGTGCGCTCAAAAAGGTACAGTATGTTCTTTTAGAAGAAAAACAGTATCCCTCTATTCAGCTCAAAAAAGCGTTAGATCGCCTTCAAATGCGCTCTGAAGAGCCAATGAAAGTAGCCATTACGGGGCAATTTTCCAGTGGAAAATCGACCTTTTTAAATGCTTTACTCGCCAAGAGTATTTTGCCTACAGGCATTACACCCGTGACTTCTAAAGTGAATTATATTCGCTATGGAGAAGCGTTTAAAATTCGTGTACGCTACAAAGATGGCAGAGATGAATACCACGATATTAGCAATATTTCCCACTTTACCGACCAAAGAGGTTCGGTGGAAGATATTGCGTATTTGGTCTTATATGCCCCTCTTAATATTTTAAAAGATGTTGTCTTTGTGGATACCCCAGGTCTTAACTCTCAAGCAGCCAGCGATACGCAAACGACTGAGAAGGTGCTTAAAGAGGTTGATGGAATTATTTGGTTAACGTTGATTGACAATGCGGGAAAAATGAGCGAGCTTCAGGTTTTAGAGGAGTATTTAGGCAAGTACCAAAACAAATCACTGTGTGTTTTAAACCAAAAAGATAAATTTACGCCAGAACAAGTGGAAGAGACAACCAACTATGTTAAAAGCGCTTTTCAAAAATTCTTTAGCGATGTCATTCCTATCTCGGCACGTCAAGCGTTAGAGTCACGTAGCCATGATAAAAAAGTGATGATGCAAGAGTGCTTAGATACGTTTATAAGCGATTTACATGTAAAGCTCAAAGAGGGCTCTGAAAGGCTTGACTTTAAAGCCATTGAGAATGATTTTAAAGCGTATCAACAGACCGTAGAGACTATTGTACAAAGTGATTTAAGTGCCAATATGAAGCTTCTTGAAGATTCAAATATTGATAAAGTTTTAGAGTTTATTCGAAGTGAAATTCAACCCAAATCAACCCAGTCCAAAGAGTTTGCCATCACTAAGGAAATTCAAGAGATTACCGCTAAACTCATCGCCCAACATGAACTTTTTTTAAGCATTTACGATGAGCTTTTAGAAGAGATTGTTCGTTTCGAAGCAGAAGCAAAGGGATTGTTTACGGAGCTTAAGAGTAAATTTTCCCATGATTTAAAGAGTGCGTTTATGCGTATTGAGCAGATTATTGATACCATTGCCGATGCTATTTTTAACCAAATTACTACCGAGAAATTGGTACGGTATGAGGTACAAAAAGGAGGCTTGCTCAAAAAGAGTGTAAATTACCTTCCTTTTGAATACCAAGCACCAAAAATTAACTCGGATTTAATTTACAAAAGCCTTTTTTATGAAGAGAATTTAATTGGCAAAATGTTTAAGCAATATGTGCGCACTTTAGGAGATATTCAAAACGAAGTGAATGAAAAAAATGCGCAAGTGTATCGCTCATTTGAAGCGGGTGTTGTGGCGTGGCAGGCACCTTATGAAGTCATTCGAAAAAGTGAAGAGATTCACTCGGACATTGAGTTTGCCAATATGCGTCGTTTTGCCTCTAAAGCGTATGAGACGATTTTAAAAGCCTTTAGCGATGAGATAGCCAATTCCTATGCCAAAATTAGCTCTGAGTTTAACCACCTCTCCAGTGCGGTGAGTTTTAACTATCAAAATGCAACCGAAGTGTGTGTAGCATTTTTGGAAAATAAAATTGAAAAATCACGTAAATTGTATGAAGAAAATCCCACCAAATTTTCTTTGTATCAGCCTAAATTAGACGAAATTAAAGAGCGCCTTAGAACAGCGTTTCATCTTTATGAGCTAGAAAATATGATGAACACCAAACACACCTTTTTAAGCAAAGATTATGAGCGTTTGGTGAGTCAATTCACCCGTTTAAAAGAGGAAAAAGTGGCATTTTTAGAAGAGAAAAAAGCGCATCATC
- a CDS encoding dynamin family protein, producing the protein MHIINDFFLLVWSERLDKNVVFDEKNRAKLDQTLSTAFDNFCDSAAILCIISPHNFANMASLEEPKSLLKTLFETSSFTKEIVQHAQIQLLLYLINLGNLRVNQAIIKRLEYLKKEGIISYDVERSISGVLSLIEEKKIEIASLHVKRSSTQENYYKTALHSLSTAIENIAQALEIPRLKERLNLIPERLANQRFSIGITGVMNAGKSTMLNALLGEELLGTSVVPETANLTVIKYAKEPYAVVNFWNAKEWGNIEKGSQTLKSLEAFVKESKAHFGEKFNTLVSEKGVSERISVNDLALYTSAKHSDKKCNLVKSVELYTDLKFVQEGVQIVDTPGLDDPVIQREEITLEYLSECDLMIHLMNAAQAATQKDVDFIIDALLYRNVARLLVVITRIDAIKEKELQEVIAYTKRSIEARLREQNKGAKLDEIIAKIVFIPIAGKLALMHKLGREQEALALGYDMQKTGLPLVEAYLEEVLFGSNSQKANLIIASNQKEIESIIEESLRSFEQEFQLLNLSNEEIEQAYAKHQDDKKAMMHFLEQIKSSVAQSKEEMRNYFTTLQTFASNRLSTLQNVLKRRISDDVSYEMSKHKKLPKEERVASIIETAMKDGMVDLVRDYRYEFQKKMQSALEYMDAKYGEFKSDAGERTFDAKAFCEEHLSSVLLFKNSSVVIAGVNDAIKKQGKNDLSALNMSLDALFNEEFSGMKAMIHEKLRTINETLLESFSILIQAPASAIEERFLGEEALLENAMRQMKDATQNREARMLEIKEKERVLGIVLDDLHVLKESK; encoded by the coding sequence ATGCATATCATTAATGATTTTTTCTTGCTCGTTTGGAGTGAGAGGTTAGATAAAAATGTTGTTTTTGACGAGAAAAATAGAGCCAAACTCGATCAAACTCTTTCAACTGCTTTTGATAATTTTTGCGATAGTGCAGCGATTTTATGTATCATTAGCCCACACAATTTTGCCAATATGGCAAGCCTTGAAGAACCAAAATCTCTTTTAAAAACGCTTTTTGAAACCTCTTCTTTTACCAAAGAGATAGTTCAACATGCACAAATCCAACTCCTTTTGTATTTAATTAATTTAGGCAATCTTCGTGTCAATCAAGCAATTATCAAACGATTAGAATACCTCAAAAAAGAAGGGATTATCTCATATGACGTAGAGCGCTCCATTAGCGGTGTTCTTTCTCTTATTGAAGAGAAAAAAATTGAAATAGCATCGTTACATGTAAAGCGTTCAAGCACACAAGAAAACTACTATAAAACGGCTTTGCATTCTCTCTCAACAGCCATTGAAAATATAGCCCAAGCGCTTGAAATACCACGCTTAAAAGAGCGTTTAAATCTCATTCCTGAACGCTTAGCCAATCAGCGTTTTTCCATTGGTATTACAGGCGTGATGAATGCTGGCAAATCAACCATGCTCAATGCTCTCTTAGGTGAGGAGCTTTTAGGCACATCGGTGGTGCCAGAAACGGCCAACTTAACAGTGATAAAATATGCCAAAGAGCCTTATGCTGTCGTTAATTTTTGGAATGCCAAAGAGTGGGGAAACATTGAAAAAGGCTCCCAAACACTCAAAAGTCTTGAAGCCTTTGTTAAAGAGAGCAAAGCGCATTTTGGAGAAAAATTTAATACATTAGTGAGTGAAAAAGGGGTAAGTGAGCGCATCAGTGTGAACGATTTAGCCCTTTACACCTCTGCAAAACACTCCGATAAAAAGTGCAATTTGGTCAAAAGTGTTGAACTCTATACCGACCTGAAATTTGTGCAAGAGGGGGTTCAAATTGTAGATACCCCAGGTTTAGATGACCCCGTGATTCAGCGTGAAGAGATTACGCTAGAGTATTTAAGTGAATGTGATTTGATGATTCATTTAATGAACGCCGCACAAGCCGCAACGCAAAAAGATGTTGATTTTATTATTGATGCGCTTTTGTACCGCAATGTTGCACGATTGTTAGTCGTGATTACCCGTATTGATGCCATTAAAGAAAAAGAGTTACAAGAAGTCATTGCCTATACCAAACGTAGCATTGAAGCACGCTTGAGGGAGCAAAACAAGGGTGCAAAACTCGATGAAATTATTGCTAAAATCGTTTTTATTCCTATTGCTGGAAAATTGGCACTGATGCACAAATTAGGGCGTGAGCAAGAGGCTTTAGCTTTAGGCTATGATATGCAAAAAACAGGCTTACCGTTGGTGGAGGCTTACCTTGAAGAGGTACTCTTTGGTAGTAACAGTCAAAAAGCAAATCTGATTATTGCCTCCAATCAAAAAGAGATAGAATCCATTATTGAAGAATCCCTGCGAAGTTTTGAGCAGGAGTTTCAGCTCTTGAATCTCTCAAACGAAGAGATTGAGCAAGCATACGCCAAACATCAAGACGATAAAAAAGCAATGATGCACTTTTTAGAGCAGATTAAAAGCAGTGTTGCTCAAAGTAAAGAGGAGATGCGTAACTACTTTACCACCTTACAAACCTTTGCATCCAACCGTTTAAGTACACTGCAAAACGTCCTGAAACGTCGTATTAGCGATGATGTAAGTTATGAAATGAGTAAGCATAAAAAATTGCCCAAAGAGGAGCGTGTGGCTTCCATTATTGAAACAGCGATGAAAGATGGCATGGTCGATTTGGTACGGGATTATCGCTATGAGTTTCAAAAAAAGATGCAAAGTGCTTTGGAGTATATGGATGCAAAATACGGTGAATTTAAGAGCGATGCAGGTGAACGCACCTTTGATGCTAAAGCCTTTTGCGAAGAGCATTTGAGCTCTGTTTTGCTCTTTAAAAACAGCTCAGTTGTGATTGCAGGAGTCAATGATGCCATTAAAAAACAGGGCAAAAACGACCTGAGTGCGCTTAATATGAGCCTAGATGCACTGTTTAACGAAGAGTTTTCTGGAATGAAAGCGATGATACACGAGAAATTACGCACGATTAATGAAACGCTTTTAGAGTCGTTTTCAATACTGATTCAAGCCCCAGCTTCTGCCATTGAAGAGCGTTTTTTAGGCGAGGAGGCATTGCTTGAAAATGCCATGCGTCAAATGAAAGATGCAACGCAAAACCGTGAAGCACGCATGCTTGAGATTAAAGAGAAAGAGCGTGTTTTAGGCATTGTTTTAGATGACTTACATGTATTAAAGGAGTCCAAATGA